A stretch of Shewanella dokdonensis DNA encodes these proteins:
- a CDS encoding sigma-54 interaction domain-containing protein — protein sequence MSRPKIFIYIQDKPLLQQLSDLPQLHQCERIFATENWLEALQQAAADLVLLQATAVTTTELQQLTSNPLLLQRQWLFFSDGMPDPKLDRLIHNGAGYHFRPPLDNKLLTEVLEDFLADYAQQQQTALNVPCVTNSELDQFGLLVGSSRVMRMLYRTLRKVATSEAQVFIMGESGTGKELVANTLHLASHRNQGPFVAINCGALSPELVDSELFGHSKGAFTGAVKDHKGVFEQAEGGTLFLDEVTEMPLAHQVKLLRVLENREYRPVGSQQLKQADVRIIAATNRDPQQAITAELFREDLYFRLAQFPLQVPPLRAREQDICGLAKHFLAYRNAAENTKVAIADSALAKIAAYAWPGNVRELKHTIERAYILADDLVLPQHIQLPEADTSATQHLATNIENIPTGIPLEELTRAAIEATLAENNGNRKATAEQLGISIKTLYNKLGKYQ from the coding sequence ATGTCTCGCCCAAAAATTTTTATTTATATCCAAGACAAACCCCTACTACAGCAGTTATCTGACTTGCCACAGTTACATCAGTGCGAGCGGATCTTCGCCACAGAAAACTGGCTGGAGGCACTGCAACAAGCAGCGGCCGATCTGGTGTTATTGCAGGCAACAGCCGTCACCACTACTGAGTTGCAACAGCTCACTAGCAACCCGCTTTTATTGCAACGGCAGTGGCTATTTTTCAGCGATGGCATGCCCGACCCCAAACTTGATCGCCTGATCCATAATGGCGCGGGCTACCATTTTCGCCCGCCACTGGATAACAAGTTACTGACAGAAGTGCTGGAAGATTTCCTCGCCGACTATGCACAACAGCAGCAAACAGCATTGAATGTCCCATGTGTCACCAACAGCGAACTGGATCAATTTGGACTGCTCGTAGGCTCATCTCGAGTCATGCGTATGCTGTACCGTACATTACGTAAAGTGGCTACCAGCGAGGCTCAAGTATTCATCATGGGCGAAAGTGGGACTGGCAAAGAGTTGGTGGCTAATACACTGCATCTTGCCAGTCACCGTAATCAAGGGCCTTTTGTGGCCATCAACTGTGGAGCACTTAGTCCAGAGTTAGTCGACAGTGAACTGTTCGGTCATAGCAAAGGGGCCTTTACTGGTGCGGTCAAAGATCATAAAGGCGTCTTTGAACAAGCTGAAGGTGGCACGCTATTCCTAGATGAAGTTACGGAAATGCCGCTGGCGCACCAAGTAAAGCTGTTGCGGGTATTGGAAAATCGGGAATATCGCCCCGTTGGCAGTCAACAGCTGAAACAAGCCGATGTGCGAATTATTGCGGCAACCAACCGCGATCCACAGCAAGCGATCACCGCAGAATTATTTCGCGAGGATCTCTATTTCCGTTTAGCGCAGTTTCCTTTGCAGGTGCCGCCATTGCGCGCACGGGAACAGGATATCTGCGGTTTGGCTAAACATTTTCTGGCATATCGCAATGCTGCTGAAAACACCAAGGTAGCCATTGCAGATAGCGCCCTTGCCAAAATTGCAGCCTACGCTTGGCCGGGAAATGTCAGAGAATTAAAACACACCATCGAACGTGCTTATATTCTCGCCGACGATCTAGTACTACCGCAGCATATTCAACTGCCGGAAGCTGACACATCGGCCACACAGCATTTAGCGACCAACATAGAAAACATACCGACGGGGATCCCACTAGAAGAACTGACTCGCGCCGCCATAGAAGCCACATTGGCAGAGAATAACGGTAACCGCAAAGCCACAGCGGAACAACTGGGGATCAGCATAAAAACGTTGTACAACAAGTTGGGAAAATACCAGTAA
- a CDS encoding NAD(P)/FAD-dependent oxidoreductase, producing MTKVVVIGAGLGGVSAAFELKQRLPADSEVMVINERPDFQFVPSNPWVALGERKTQDICLPLETYLGKRKIAFSAAGVSAIDPDNKRLTLGDGTQQDYDYLVICTGPKLNFDAIPGSGPHQFTQSICTAEHAEKAFAAYQQLLQAPGPVIVGAFQGASCFGPAYEYLFSLDSALRAAKIRQKVPLLFVTSEPYVGHMGLGGVGDSKGLMEHECRKRDIKWICNAKTVKVEDGVMHVEELNRKGEVELTHALPFNMSMMLPPFKGSPAIAAVAKLCNDKGFVLTDNYQRSVAYPDIYAAGVCVALPPMEATPVPVGVPKTGFMIESMTTAIVDNMLSAIKGRPRRQCQHSMLSVWPIWGIRARHLWHYHKTRHAMLTGHPWGNGFTWQKSPLKNTLCTKYVAAPASPYMKNMC from the coding sequence ATGACCAAAGTCGTGGTAATAGGTGCCGGACTCGGGGGCGTGTCCGCAGCGTTTGAACTGAAACAGCGATTACCAGCTGACAGCGAAGTGATGGTGATTAATGAAAGACCCGATTTTCAGTTTGTACCCTCTAATCCTTGGGTTGCCTTAGGGGAAAGGAAAACTCAAGATATCTGCCTGCCACTGGAAACCTATCTAGGCAAACGGAAAATCGCATTTTCCGCTGCCGGCGTCAGCGCCATTGATCCCGACAATAAACGGCTAACGCTGGGTGATGGGACACAGCAAGATTATGATTATCTGGTGATTTGTACTGGTCCTAAACTGAATTTCGATGCTATTCCCGGAAGTGGCCCACATCAGTTCACCCAATCGATTTGTACCGCGGAACATGCAGAAAAAGCCTTTGCCGCCTATCAGCAACTGCTGCAAGCGCCCGGCCCTGTCATTGTTGGCGCATTTCAGGGAGCAAGTTGCTTTGGTCCGGCTTACGAATATCTGTTCTCATTAGACAGTGCTCTGCGTGCAGCTAAAATCCGCCAGAAAGTGCCTTTGCTGTTTGTCACTAGTGAACCCTACGTCGGCCACATGGGACTCGGCGGCGTCGGTGACTCAAAAGGCTTGATGGAACATGAATGCCGCAAACGCGACATCAAATGGATCTGCAATGCCAAAACCGTCAAGGTTGAAGACGGTGTGATGCATGTTGAGGAGCTTAATCGCAAAGGTGAAGTCGAATTAACTCATGCGTTACCGTTCAACATGTCGATGATGCTACCGCCATTCAAGGGCAGTCCAGCGATTGCTGCGGTTGCGAAACTCTGTAACGACAAAGGCTTTGTCTTGACCGACAACTATCAGCGTTCAGTGGCTTATCCCGACATCTATGCCGCTGGCGTTTGTGTCGCCCTGCCACCGATGGAAGCCACCCCCGTACCGGTTGGCGTACCCAAAACCGGTTTCATGATCGAGTCCATGACAACCGCAATCGTTGACAATATGTTGTCTGCCATCAAGGGGAGGCCCCGAAGACAGTGCCAACACTCAATGCTATCTGTCTGGCCGATATGGGGGATAAGGGCGCGGCATTTGTGGCATTACCACAAAACCCGCCACGCAATGCTAACTGGACATCCATGGGGAAATGGGTTCACTTGGCAAAAATCGCCTTTGAAAAATACTTTATGTACAAAGTACGTCGCGGCACCAGCGAGCCCATATATGAAAAATATGTGTTAG
- a CDS encoding diacylglycerol kinase family protein, protein MPLSALYILIALSAVMLMWLLPSPWLWLPLCWIALAFTLVASAYAINRPGIFRKRSNGQLSVLMRWLLLPFHWLAGSFNAWFWRYDATPRFSKIRDDLYLGSRLFSSDISELQRLQIGAVLDVTAEFDAIPMADLQQAGINYLNLPVLDHAVPSKAAMRRALQWMSRQQRHGRKLLVHCALGRGRSVLMVAAWLLCRESFDSVTQVLTDIRQHRTSIRLNRRQLKFLKRLWQSQELSLKHRLWLIVNPVSGGGKWPKYREQICQRLQQYYEVHVLETTPQKPAAALARKAIRSGADMLVAGGGDGTVNEVASAVIGTDLPLGIIPLGTTNALSQVLWGLGAKLEPLGTALEAIINGEQQRIDTARCNGRPVLLLVGVGFEAQMIKTANRERKNALGELAYLQGFWQAFSQNREMLLTVRLDKSAPFSLHTGSVTVANSAPLTTILAQGAGYTDLTDGLLDVTWLTPTEGLSDSLLTIAELTVNGLTKQSLDINAHHQKAARIRISSTKRLDYVIDGEYFSGRTLNIQVRPASLNVLLPTDD, encoded by the coding sequence ATGCCGTTAAGTGCACTGTACATACTGATCGCCTTATCGGCAGTGATGCTGATGTGGTTGTTACCCTCGCCATGGCTGTGGCTGCCGCTATGCTGGATAGCGCTGGCATTCACATTAGTTGCCAGTGCATACGCCATTAACCGCCCCGGTATTTTTCGCAAACGAAGCAACGGGCAGTTATCTGTGCTGATGCGGTGGTTATTACTGCCTTTTCACTGGCTTGCTGGCAGCTTTAATGCCTGGTTTTGGCGCTATGACGCTACCCCGCGCTTCAGTAAAATCCGTGATGATCTCTATTTGGGAAGTCGCCTGTTCAGCAGTGATATCAGCGAATTACAACGGCTGCAAATCGGCGCAGTGCTGGATGTCACCGCTGAATTTGATGCAATTCCAATGGCAGATTTGCAACAGGCCGGGATTAACTACTTGAACCTGCCCGTGCTGGATCATGCGGTGCCCTCTAAAGCGGCGATGCGCCGTGCATTACAATGGATGTCAAGGCAGCAGCGGCATGGCCGCAAGTTGTTGGTGCATTGTGCACTAGGGCGGGGGCGCTCGGTGTTGATGGTGGCGGCCTGGTTGTTGTGCCGGGAGTCGTTTGATTCGGTGACGCAGGTGCTGACCGATATCCGCCAACATCGCACCAGCATTCGTTTAAATCGACGGCAACTCAAATTTTTAAAACGGCTTTGGCAATCGCAGGAATTGTCGTTAAAGCATCGGCTATGGTTAATCGTCAACCCGGTCTCTGGTGGTGGCAAGTGGCCTAAATATCGTGAGCAAATCTGTCAGCGTTTACAGCAATATTATGAGGTGCATGTGCTGGAAACTACGCCGCAGAAGCCCGCTGCCGCCCTGGCACGTAAAGCGATTCGCAGCGGCGCTGACATGCTGGTCGCCGGTGGCGGCGATGGCACGGTGAATGAAGTAGCCTCGGCGGTTATCGGTACAGATCTGCCCTTGGGCATTATTCCACTGGGTACCACCAATGCGCTCAGTCAGGTACTGTGGGGGTTAGGTGCCAAGTTGGAGCCGCTCGGTACAGCGCTAGAGGCCATCATTAACGGCGAACAACAGCGAATTGATACGGCTCGCTGTAATGGGCGTCCGGTATTGCTGTTGGTTGGTGTAGGCTTTGAAGCACAAATGATCAAAACCGCTAACCGCGAACGTAAAAATGCCTTAGGTGAACTGGCCTACTTACAAGGGTTTTGGCAGGCATTTAGTCAAAATCGGGAGATGTTGTTGACTGTTCGTTTGGACAAATCGGCACCATTTTCACTGCATACAGGCTCAGTGACCGTGGCGAACAGCGCACCACTCACCACCATTTTGGCGCAAGGGGCAGGTTATACAGATCTCACCGATGGCTTGCTTGACGTCACCTGGTTAACGCCTACCGAAGGGCTGAGCGATTCGTTGCTAACCATTGCAGAACTGACGGTGAATGGCTTAACCAAGCAGTCGCTGGATATTAATGCCCATCATCAAAAGGCCGCTAGGATCAGAATTTCATCGACAAAACGGCTGGATTACGTGATAGATGGCGAGTATTTCAGTGGCCGCACCTTAAATATTCAGGTACGGCCAGCATCACTTAACGTATTGTTGCCGACGGATGATTAA
- a CDS encoding amidohydrolase family protein, whose protein sequence is MKTLICNAQLVNEGVITSQDLLIEDGRISKIAAQITAPAGATVVDAAGKYLLPGMIDDQVHFREPGFPNKGTIASESRAAVAGGITSFMEMPNVNPQTTNLQALEDKYTRASQSSLANFAFYLGATNNNLEEIKRLDPNQACGVKIFMGASTGNMLVDNQQTLEGIFANSPVVIATHCEDSPMIAINEEKMRQQYGEHVPVSLHGEIRSREAWLKIV, encoded by the coding sequence ATGAAAACCCTTATATGCAACGCGCAACTGGTGAATGAAGGTGTCATCACCAGCCAGGATCTGTTGATTGAAGATGGTAGGATCAGCAAGATCGCCGCACAAATCACGGCTCCGGCAGGCGCGACGGTTGTCGATGCCGCCGGTAAATATCTGCTGCCCGGCATGATCGACGACCAAGTGCATTTCCGTGAACCCGGCTTTCCAAACAAAGGCACTATTGCCAGTGAATCTCGCGCTGCTGTCGCTGGCGGGATCACCAGTTTTATGGAAATGCCTAACGTCAATCCGCAAACCACTAATCTTCAAGCACTGGAAGACAAATATACCCGAGCCTCGCAAAGTTCGCTGGCAAATTTTGCCTTCTATCTCGGTGCTACCAATAATAACCTTGAAGAAATCAAACGCCTCGACCCCAATCAGGCCTGCGGTGTGAAAATTTTCATGGGGGCTTCTACCGGCAATATGTTGGTAGATAATCAGCAAACATTAGAAGGCATCTTTGCTAACTCGCCAGTGGTTATCGCAACCCACTGCGAAGATAGCCCGATGATCGCTATCAATGAAGAGAAAATGCGGCAGCAATACGGCGAACATGTTCCCGTTTCGCTGCACGGCGAAATCCGTTCGCGTGAGGCCTGGCTTAAAATCGTCTAA
- a CDS encoding amidohydrolase family protein encodes MRPGLKSSKLATDLAIRNKARLHVLHLTTADELHLFLPAKKLADLKGANITAEVCVHHLFFNDSDYERLGSQIKCNPAIKTRADQLALQKAVNDDILDIIATDHAPHTWEEKQADSYFKMPSGLPLVQHALLSLLDLHAQGVFSLEKIVQKTSHAIAERFELKDRGYLREGYIADLALVDLSAPFTVTKENTRYHCGWTPFMDHQFAASIAGTWVNGIHKFDGSRFIDNTVGERLQFNRSH; translated from the coding sequence GTGAGGCCTGGCTTAAAATCGTCTAAATTGGCAACAGATCTGGCAATTCGCAACAAAGCCAGGCTGCATGTGCTGCATTTGACAACCGCTGACGAACTGCACTTATTCCTACCGGCTAAAAAATTGGCTGATCTGAAAGGGGCCAATATTACCGCCGAAGTCTGCGTACATCACCTGTTCTTCAATGACAGTGATTACGAACGGCTGGGTAGCCAGATTAAATGTAATCCGGCCATCAAAACTCGTGCTGACCAATTAGCGTTACAAAAAGCCGTCAATGACGACATTCTCGACATCATTGCTACCGACCACGCGCCGCACACTTGGGAAGAAAAACAGGCCGACAGCTATTTTAAGATGCCGTCCGGTTTGCCATTGGTGCAACATGCGCTGCTGAGCCTGTTAGACCTGCACGCACAGGGCGTTTTCTCGCTGGAAAAAATTGTCCAAAAGACCAGCCACGCCATTGCCGAGCGCTTTGAGCTGAAAGATCGCGGATACTTGCGTGAAGGTTATATTGCTGACTTGGCGCTAGTTGACCTCAGCGCACCTTTCACCGTCACCAAGGAAAATACCCGTTATCACTGTGGCTGGACTCCTTTTATGGATCACCAGTTCGCGGCCAGCATTGCCGGCACTTGGGTCAATGGGATCCATAAATTCGATGGCAGTCGCTTTATCGACAACACCGTAGGTGAACGCCTACAATTTAACCGTAGCCATTGA
- a CDS encoding YejL family protein codes for MPIQSKYSNAEVETLIAELLSVLEKHQAPTDLSLMVLGNTVSHLLSTKVSQESRLALAEQFAKALTQSLR; via the coding sequence ATGCCGATTCAATCCAAATATAGCAATGCTGAAGTTGAAACCCTGATTGCCGAACTGCTCAGTGTATTAGAAAAACACCAAGCACCGACCGATCTTAGCCTGATGGTCTTAGGGAATACGGTTTCTCACCTGCTATCAACCAAAGTCAGCCAAGAGTCAAGACTGGCATTGGCCGAGCAATTTGCTAAAGCACTGACACAATCGCTGCGCTAA